GAAAAGATTTAACATATAATTCGCTATCAAGCAAATCAGAAACCATTTCAACTGTAATACAACAGACTTAAAAGTGACTGACTACCACAAAGAAAACTAAATAAACTGCTTAAAAGTGTTAATTAGACACTCACAACATGAAAAATACCCTTAAGAAAGATACAAGTTATCAAGAAAAGTTGTAATTTTACACCAAAATATTAATTCACCTATAATAATCACTCATGTTTATGAGACACTTAAAAGGAATATTATTCGGAGCAGGAATGGCGACCATTCTGTTCTCTGCATGTGGCACTAAGGAGAATGCCCAGCTGACTGTATCAGGTCTTAACCCAACAGCTTTTGATTCAACAATCAATGGGAAGAAGACCGAGTTGATCACACTTACCAATCACAATGGCATGGAAGTTTGCCTGACAAACTACGGAGGGCGCGTGGTTTCGATTTCAGTGCCCGACAGAAACAGCAAACCTACCGATGTTGTTTTAGGCTATGATAACATTGCACAATATGCTGATACCGTGAATTCTCCTTCAGATTACGGTTCAACTGTCGGTCGCTATGCCAATCGAATTAAGGATGCCAAGCTGACAGTCGACGGTAAAGAATACAAACTAAAAGCCAATGATAATGCAAATTGCCTTCATGGTGGGGGCAACAGTGGCTGGATTCACCAAATCTATGACGTGAAAGAGAAGACCGACTCGTCGGTAGTCTTTGCCATTACTGCTAAGGACGGAGAGAACGGTTTCCCTGGAACGGTCAAGGCTACTGCCACATATACTGTAAAAAGTAACAATACGCTCGACATTGTTTTCGAAGCTACCACCGACAAGGAAACAGTCGTCAACATGACCAACCATTGCTATTTTAACCTTAATGGCGACCTTTCCAATGAAGGCTTCAATCAGGTGATGTATATCAATGCCGATAAGTTTACTCCAAGTGATAAGTTCTATATCCCTACAGGAGAAATCAAAAATGTGGCTGGCACACCGATGGATTTCCGCAAACCTTCTGTCATCAGTGAGAAATACGATACCACTTTTGACCAGATCAAGAATGCAACGGGCTATGACCACAACTGGTGTCTGAACACCTATAAAGATAACAAAGGTGACGACAAAACTGTTGCAGCAAGCCTATATTCGCCAAAAACAGGCATCAGACTTGAAGTATTCACGAACGAACCTGGGCTTCAGGTATACACAGGCAACTTTCAAGGAACGGGGATTGCCTGTAAGCATGGCGTGAAATACCCCAAACACGTAAGCGTCTGCTTTGAAAGTCAGAAATATCCAGACTCTCCTACTAAGATCAAAGCAAAGACAAAAGGTTGGGAAATATCCAATCCTTATCTCAAACCAGGCGAAAAATACTACAGTCATTTGGCCTACAGGTTTTCCACATCAGAAACTCTTGAAAAATAATCTCATAACAAAAACCTAATAACAAATAAAATGAATAGTATTTCAGAAGCGATAAGTCAGTCGGGATTTAAATCCATCGACTTGATTATTCTCGTACTTTATCTTGTGCTGCTCGTTAGTCTTGGTCTTTTTCTCAGCCGCAATAAGGGAGGAAAAGAGAAGAGTGCCAACGACTACTTCCTTGCAGGCAACACGCTTACTTGGTGGGCTGTAGGTGCTTCATTGATTGCAGCCAACATTTCAGCAGAACAGTTTATCGGCATGTCGGGAACAGGTTTTCGCGACGGTATTGCCATTGCAGCCTACGAAGTAATGGCTGCTGTGACTTTAGTTGTCATTGGAAAGTTCCTTTTACCGGTGATGCTCGACCGCAAGATCTTTACAATTCCACAGTTTCTCCGTGAGCGTTACAATGATGGTGTAGGATTGGCGTTCTCCATTTTGTGGCTTTTCCTCTATGTATTTGTCAACCTCACTTCCGTGGCATGGCTTGGAGCATTGGCTATCGAGCAGATACTTGGTCTTCAAGGGCTATCCGTAAATATCTTCGGATTAACCATTTCCATGCGTATGCTGATTATTCTCTGTCTGTTTATCATTGCCGGTCTATATTCAATCTACGGTGGTTTGGCTTCTGTAGCATGGACTGATGTGATGCAGGTGACCTTCCTCGTCGGTGGTGGTTTAATTACTGCATACGTTGCTCTGAGCGAAATGGGCAAAGTGTTCGGCACAGATGCACTCGGCGCTTTAAGTCGCGTATATGCTGACCTGACGACAGGCACCCATGCAAATGATGTGCATTTCCACCTTGTCATTCAAGAAAGCCACAACGTGAACGCGTTCGAAAACGTACCGGGTATAGCTGCTGTTGTCGGCGGCGTATGGCTGACGAACTTAGGATATTGGGGATTTAATCAATATATCATTCAGAAAGGACTTGCAGCCAAGAGCATTGATGAAGCGAAGAAGGGTTTGGTCTTTGCTGGCTTCCTGAAGATTTTAATTCCATTCATCGTAGTATTGCCCGGCATCTGCGCCTACTATATCATGCAGGATCCGCAAGCTTTCTCAAGCATTCATCTTGCAGGCAGCATCAACAGAGCCGACGACGCTTATCCCTGGTTAATCAGAAACTTCACCCCGACAGGCATTAAAGGTCTCAGTTTCGCTGCTTTAGCTGCTGCGATCATTTCTTCATTGGCTTCCATGTTCAACTCTACTTCTACCCTTTTCACCATGGATATCTACAAAAAATATATCAATAAGGATGCAAAGGACAAGACATTGGTAAGCGTAGGCCGAATGGTTGCTGTGGGGGCACTGCTCATTGCCTTGGTTGCCGTAGAGCCTTTATTGGGCGGACTTGACCAAGCCTTCCAATATATTCAGGAATATTCAGGCTTCATCTATCCTGGAATTATCGTAGTTTTTGGCTTAGGGCTTCTCTGGAAACGTGCATCTTCCACAGCTGCTGTATGGACAGCCATCCTCACAATACCTATGGGCGTTTTGTTCAAAATACTGCTGCCGAATGTTGCATTCCAGTTCCGTGCAGGCTACATCTTCATCATTTTGTTCACATTCTTCGTTACTGTCACTTACCTTGACAAGAAGTATATCCGGTGTGAACTCCCTTCAGAAGCTGACCAGAAACAGATGCTGTTATGGGCTAAAGTTTTAGGGTTTGCCGGAGTGTTGATGATAATTGCAGCAGCTGTCGTCACTATTCTCGGTGTAATCAACCCTGGCGGCAATCCTGACACAAGTGTTATAGCCTACCTGAACGATATCGGTTTCCAAGCCTTTTTCTTCTTCGGAGTGCTCACCGGCTCATCAGCTGTCTGGCTTTACAGTAACTCTAAAGATAGCGTTCAAGACGTCAAGGCCCTGCCAATAAACCTGAAGCTCTTTGCAACCAACAGGGAATATACTTTAGGAACATGTGGCATTGTCCTTATTACTTTCCTCCTGTATGCCCTTCTGTGGTAAGGAGAATGTCGTAGGAACCTCATTTATAAAATTCGAGAATTCGGGGTAAGAATTAAGTTCGATAGGGGCAAGGGAGTAAAAAAGGTTTGTCCGAGGTCTCGGATGAACGAAAAACTGAAAAAAAACAGCTTTCCGAGGCCTCGGACGAACAAAAAACTGGAAAAAACGGCTTTCCGAGGCCTCGGACGAACGAAAAATGGGGAAAAATGGCTTTCCAACCCCTTGGATGAACAAAAAATAGGAAAAAATGGTTCTCCAACCCCTTGGATGAGCAAAAAATGGAAAAAAAATAGCTTTCCAACCCCTTAGATGAGCAAAAAATGGAAAAGATGGCTTTCCAACCCCTTGGAAGTGGAAAAATAGATGTTTGAACTGAATTCGCGTATAAAACTAAAGAGCAAAGGAGATGGCGAATATAACCATCTTCCTGCAGAAATAAAACAATAAAAATATGACAAACTTTTATGGTGAGCATACCAGACTGCTTGTATCCGTCGATTGTATCGTGTTTGGTTTTGAAAAAGGTAAATTGAAACTACTTCTCGGAAAAAGGAAAATGGATCCGGGACGTGGGGAACTTTCTCTCTACGGCGGCTTTGTGGGAGCAAAAGAAAGTCTTTCTGATGCAGCCAACAGAGTATTGCAAGATCTCACAGGTCTGCGTAATCTTTATATGAAACAGGTAGGTGCTTTCGGCAATATCGACCGTGATCCGGGCGAACGCGTCATCTCCATTACCTATTGTGCACTTATAAATGTCAAAGACTATGATGATAACCTCCGCATACAGCATGACTTGGAATGGGTTAATTTAGAAGAGCTCCCGAAGCTCTATTCCGACCATAACATCATGGTGAACAAGGCTATTACCATGCTCCGCAGACGTGTGAACACAGAGCCTTTGAGTTTCAATCTGCTTCCGGAGCTATTCACCTTGACCCAATTGCAACATGTCTATGAAGCAATCTTGGGTGAAGAAATCGATAAAAGAAACTTCAGAAAACGCATCAAACAGATTGACTTCATCGAGAAGACTGAACTCATAGACAAGATTACTTCGAAACGCGGTGCAGCCCTCTATCGCTTCAACAAGCGCGCATACGAAGACGATCCCAACTTTAAACTATAAAAAAGAAAAAATCATTCTATTGAAATATTATGTTAGAAGAATTGAAAGAAAAGGTCTTTAAGGCAAATCTTGACCTTGTGAAGCACCGGCTCGTCATCTTTACCTGGGGCAACGTTTCAGGCATTGATCGCGAAAAAGGGATGGTTGTCATCAAGCCCTCCGGTGTCAGCTATGAGACGATGAAAGCCTCAGACATGGTTGTTGTCAGCTTGCAGAGTGGAAAAGTTATTGAGGGAGAACTCAATCCGTCATCAGACACTCCCACTCACTTGGAACTCTATCGAAACTTTCCCGAGATCGGAGGTATTGTCCATACTCATTCTACCTATGCCACAGCATGGGCGCAGGCAGGCTGCAACATTCCTAACATCGGTACGACACACGCAGATTATTTCCATGATGCTATCCCCTGCACTGACGATATGGTAAAAGAGCAAATGAATGAATATGAACTGAATACAGGCGTGGTCATTGTAGAGAAATTCTATAAAAATCAAATCAACTATATGCACACACCTGGTGTGTTGGTAAAAAATCATGGCCCTTTTTCGTGGGGAAAAGACCCAGACAATGCTGTTTACAATGCTGTTGTCTTGGAACAAACAGCTAAAATGGCATTCATTTCTTTCAATATCAATCCACAGACAACCATGAATCCGTTGCTGATCGAAAAACATTTTAACCGTAAACATGGCCCCAATGCCTATTACGGACAGAAGAAGAAATAATCAGAAAAAACAAACTAAAAACATAAGACAATGATAAAAGCATTTGAGAATTTCGAGGTATGGTTTGTAACCGGTGCACAACTTCTTTATGGAGGAGACGCTGTAAAACAAGTTGATGCGCATTCAAAAGAAATGGTAGAAGGGCTTAACACATCCGGCCTGCTTCCTGTAAAGGTAGTTTATGCGGGGACAGCCAACTCTTCCCATGAAGTAGCAGATGTAATGTCGCGTGCCAACAACGACAAGAAGTGTATCGGTGTCATCACATGGATGCACACTTTCTCACCAGCCAAGATGTGGATTAAAGGCATGCAGATACTGCATAAGCCTCTGCTACATCTGCACACCCAATACAACCAGCAGATACCTTGGGAAACAATGGACATGGATTTCATGAACTTAAACCAGAGTGCACATGGTGACCGTGAGTTTGGTCACATCCTTTCACGCCTCCGCAAGAACCACAAAACCGTCGTTGGTTACTGGAAAGATGAGAAGACACAGAAGCATATTGCTGTATGGGAACGGGTCTGTGCAGGCTGGGCTGACGCACAGGATTGTCTGATACTCCGCTTCGGCGACCAGATGAACAATGTGGCTGTCACCGATGGTGATAAGGTTGCTTTTGAACAGGTGCTGGGATATCATGTAGACTATTGCCCATTCTCTGAAGTTCTTTCTTACTTCGATAAAATTCAAGATGCAGATGTAGACGAACTTGTAAAGGTGTACTTTAAGGAATATG
The nucleotide sequence above comes from Segatella oris. Encoded proteins:
- a CDS encoding sodium/sugar symporter; the encoded protein is MNSISEAISQSGFKSIDLIILVLYLVLLVSLGLFLSRNKGGKEKSANDYFLAGNTLTWWAVGASLIAANISAEQFIGMSGTGFRDGIAIAAYEVMAAVTLVVIGKFLLPVMLDRKIFTIPQFLRERYNDGVGLAFSILWLFLYVFVNLTSVAWLGALAIEQILGLQGLSVNIFGLTISMRMLIILCLFIIAGLYSIYGGLASVAWTDVMQVTFLVGGGLITAYVALSEMGKVFGTDALGALSRVYADLTTGTHANDVHFHLVIQESHNVNAFENVPGIAAVVGGVWLTNLGYWGFNQYIIQKGLAAKSIDEAKKGLVFAGFLKILIPFIVVLPGICAYYIMQDPQAFSSIHLAGSINRADDAYPWLIRNFTPTGIKGLSFAALAAAIISSLASMFNSTSTLFTMDIYKKYINKDAKDKTLVSVGRMVAVGALLIALVAVEPLLGGLDQAFQYIQEYSGFIYPGIIVVFGLGLLWKRASSTAAVWTAILTIPMGVLFKILLPNVAFQFRAGYIFIILFTFFVTVTYLDKKYIRCELPSEADQKQMLLWAKVLGFAGVLMIIAAAVVTILGVINPGGNPDTSVIAYLNDIGFQAFFFFGVLTGSSAVWLYSNSKDSVQDVKALPINLKLFATNREYTLGTCGIVLITFLLYALLW
- a CDS encoding NUDIX hydrolase; protein product: MTNFYGEHTRLLVSVDCIVFGFEKGKLKLLLGKRKMDPGRGELSLYGGFVGAKESLSDAANRVLQDLTGLRNLYMKQVGAFGNIDRDPGERVISITYCALINVKDYDDNLRIQHDLEWVNLEELPKLYSDHNIMVNKAITMLRRRVNTEPLSFNLLPELFTLTQLQHVYEAILGEEIDKRNFRKRIKQIDFIEKTELIDKITSKRGAALYRFNKRAYEDDPNFKL
- a CDS encoding L-ribulose-5-phosphate 4-epimerase; this encodes MLEELKEKVFKANLDLVKHRLVIFTWGNVSGIDREKGMVVIKPSGVSYETMKASDMVVVSLQSGKVIEGELNPSSDTPTHLELYRNFPEIGGIVHTHSTYATAWAQAGCNIPNIGTTHADYFHDAIPCTDDMVKEQMNEYELNTGVVIVEKFYKNQINYMHTPGVLVKNHGPFSWGKDPDNAVYNAVVLEQTAKMAFISFNINPQTTMNPLLIEKHFNRKHGPNAYYGQKKK